The genomic DNA CCAGAGaatcgttttccacattcagcacagcaataaggtttctctccagtgtggattcgtTTGTGGCTCTTAAGATTGTATAAATGTAGGAatcttttaccacattcagagcagcaaaatggcttctctccaaTATGAATTTGCTTGTGCTTTCTAAGAGTGGCACTAGCagagaatcgtttaccacattcaaaacagcaatatggcttctctgcAGTATGAATTCGTGTGTGCTTCCGAAGACTACTTAGTTCTAGGAAgcacttaccacattctgaacagcaatgggttttctctccagtgtgaattagCATGTGTTTCTGAAGAAGGCAGTTTTTGAGAAATTTTTTCCCACATTCGgaacagcaataaggtttctcCCCACTGTGGATTTGTTTGTGGCTTCGTAAATATTTTGATTGTGGGAATTGTTTACCacaatcagaacagcaataaggtgTTTCCCCGGTGTGGATTCGTGTGTGGTTTCGTAAAAAGCTTTCTCGTGaaaatcgtttaccacattcagagcagcaatatgACATTAATGTGGTTtgagtttttgtttattgttgaaaAGACCGATTGTCAGAAATTCCTTTGACACATTCAGAGCAAGGATATGTTTTCTCTCCAGTGTAGATTCTTGAATGTTTTCGAAGACAGATTGGGTGtaagaatcgtttgccacattcagaacaacaatagagtttctctcctgtatgaatgtgtgtgtgcttttGAAGAGCACTATTTtcagagaattgtttgccacattcagtacagttataaggtttttctccagtgtgaattcttttgtgactCTGAAGACTGCTGGGGTATGAAAATCTTTTACCGCATTCAGAACAGCTAAATGGCTTCTCTTCTGTATGAATATGTGTGTGCTTTTGAAGAGCACTACTGCCAGAGAATtgcttaccacattctgaacagccaAATGGCTTCTTttctgtatgaatgtgtgtgtgcttttGAAGAGCACTACTGTcaaagaattgtttgccacattcagaacagcaacaGAGTTTTGCTACAGTATGGATAATATCCTTCTCCACTTGTTGATTAGGGCTGCTGGCTTTTATTCTTCTTAGTCTGATAATAGGAAGAGACCCAAACTGCAAACAGGATGGCATTAAATTCTCTGATTCACTTGCAGATTTCTTCAATTGCTCCTGGTCCTGTTTGCATTGCAGACTGCACTGAAGATAGGACTGAGTAAATGAAGATGGGGACAAGATGCCATTCTTCTGTGAATCTGCAATAATAcaatgattaattatttttaaataaatacactatTGTAAAGAGACAGGTGGCACACCACACACCGATATTCAATCCCTGGTTTGTATATAAcattcccatgttctccttgtctgAGCAGTCCATCTTCCTCTCCTATCCCACACATGTGTCTGCTGTGTTAAACACCATCTGGTGTTGACCAAGTGTGGAGGGGTGTGCCAATGTAAGCTGCAGTGCACTGGCACACATTCTCAGGTTGATATCAAAGCTACCCAcaaccttaagtgaaaaaaattgatggatggatgagaatggCAGCTGAGAGGTGGCGCTGATGAGATGCTGCTTTCCTGTGGATTCTACCAAACTCAAGATTAAACCCACTCATGGGCTTTTGTCACTCCTGTCCTGTCATTCTTTGTTATTTTCAATGCTCTAACTAAGCCTAATCCTCCAATTGCTCCTATCCTTTATATCAAACTGCAAATCCTAATCTTTAACTGGGACCAGCAGTGGATGTGCCATCTTAAATGATGGACTCGGTGAAAGAGTTTGAATTAATACACCAAAACATTTCCCCACCAATATGCATTGTGGAGTAACAGAGAGACTGGGTGGTCAGATGACCTACAGCAATAGAGATATGTGAAGTCAGCTTGgtctttgttttattaatgacaattggatgttttcaggacccaatttgtttttttaaataaacataatacatGGGCTAGCATTGGGGAAACACAGTTGCCTTATTGTTCCAGTCTCCTGGGGTCAACCCTGCATCCACTAATGATTCATGTAAACTTTGTATTCTCTTAATGTCCATGGTAGTTTTCCTTAGCAGATTCTGGTTCTTCTGTCACATTCCCAAGTTAGGTGAACTCTTAATTAGTTCTCTGTGGGTGAACacaccctgagatggactggcaccagtaGAGAGCAGCCTTGTGCCAAATGCTAGCTAAATTGACACTGGCGTCTGGCCCGTAAAGACAGATTGGATTAAACACAAACtgaattgtttattattattattattaaaaaaaataacaacaacaacaacaggaccactattaaaatgtgtatatttgctctatttcacatttatgtttaatcacattacttactttttccaaaacTCCTAGATGACTGCTGCTCTTCTGTTTCTGTCTCATTGcctttattgattttctcttccGACTCAAATAACTCAGATTTCAGTTCCACAGAATTCTGCTGGGTAGCCATTTGTCCTGTGTTATTGAACCAGGGATGAAAACTGGAAGGAGACTCTTCACAAAATTCTTGTCTGAAAACATTTCCAGTTTCATGCTTTTGCAGAACTGAAAAATCTTCTGAATCCTCAACTTTTATTTCAAAAACCTTTTCCTTGGACTCCTCCTCCTTATAAACCGATATTCTTCCTTCCTCCGACTTCACACATAAATCTGCTAGGGCACCCCACTCACAATCCTCTTGCTTAATGTGAGTCTGTTGTTCGTACATGCTTGTTGTaaatcttttctctctcttcaacTGCCTGCTCTTCTCTTCTAAGACTCACTTCTTACATGGAATGTCCTCTTCTGAAGGCCATTAGACACCTCACTGCATGGCCACAGGAACCAATTAGGAGGATCCTTTATACCTGTCAAAATAAAAGTGACCAAGAACAACTTGAGCACATTTCAGGGGTAATTAAACACTAAAATACTAGCAACTTTATTATGAGAGACTTGAAATGCTGTGAACCCTCCACGGGAACCTAAGAAGATCTCAGTAGAGCTGGTGTGAAAACCTACTTGGGTAAGGAGACAATGACTAGCTGATTaagacaaagacaacaaggagGGAGATTATAAAATGTATGTTGTTTTAACAATCACTTTCAACAGTTCTGTAAATGCAGTCTTTATCAAAGCAACAGTAAAAGTTCCAAAGTTGAATTAAACCTAAACTAAGGCCACCATTTTAAAGAGACTCAGCCTGTGACATATTGATATTCCAAACCTCAACTACAGTCAAACTCACAGAAATACGCATTTAGCACAAACACATATGGAGTCACATTTAACtgtcattaaagatattagcagACTAAACTACAGCCTCAGTGGGCCTGACTGAATGACCCCCATCTATTAGGAGAGGCCACTCTTTCCTCTGACCCCTGCTCTGTACTCTACATCACtcctcttttttactcttcttccTTTCTCTGGATGTTTCTTACTCCTTTCtgttcaccccaaagtccagctTACCTTCTCATTCCTATCTCAATTGAGTTCTGGCATGGAGACAGCTTTACTGATCCCAGTCCTAGGAGTCTCACCATCAAAGGCAGCCCCACTTTTGTTCCACAAACACCTACATTGAATGCCATTTGGCTGCACAGTCATGCAAATCCATTTGACATTACCACAGGTTTATCCCACTCACTCTTTATATTCCTCCCATCTTCAGATGGTCTGTTTAACTTGACTGGCTATCATAATATAAGAATGGCTAGCAGCTAGCTGATTCTGTTGTGTCTACAGGACTGTAGCTGACCTTGCTGTGTGAATATCCACCATATTACCTGACCTGTTCGGTGGTGTTGCTGCTGTGCTCAAGATGAACTGTcacacttcttctcttctcttctcttctcttctcttctcttctcttctcttctcttctcttctcttctcttctcttctcttctcttctcttctctttgcaCCTTCACTAAAATCATTCAGAAGTGTCTGTGATTTGAATGACTCTTTTTGAGGTTCAATCATTCATCTCTTACTTTATGTTACTAGAGGAGAAAAGGTTCTTGTTTACTAGGAATATCTGAAAATTCACCCATTGAAATATTGGGATATAGTGGACAGCGGTTAGGAGCAATACTGCTATCTAGGAGTGTGCGCTATGTATTGTTTATGATGATATTTCAATTCTTGTTTAAATGATGTGCAAGCTGGAGTTAGAGTTTGTCATTCTTTTTgccaaaaacaatgaaaaacatgcCTTGAGAATCCAATCATGGACACCAACAGGATAGACTACAGCACGTGTGCAAAGCAAGCAAATAGACGTGGACAGTGAGTGCACCACAAGATAAGCTGGTGTGGCTAGCCTAAAAattcttttattcattattattattaattcttgaatggccaagtcagtcacctgatcttaaccaaattgagcaggcatttcacttgttgaagactaaacttcggacagaaaggcccacaaacaaacagcaactgaaagctgctgcagtaaaggcctggcagagcattataaaggaggaaatccagcatctggtgatgtccaggagttcaggctgtcattgccagcaaagggttttcaaccaagtattagaaatgaacatttcatttccagttatttaatttgtccaattacatttgagcccctgaaatgaagggattgtgttcaaaaaatgcttcagttgcctcacatttttatgcaatcgttttgttcaccccactgaagtaaacctgaaagtctgcactgcaactgcatctgagtggtttcatttcaaattcattgtggtaatgtacagaaccaaaattagaaaaaagttgtctctgtccaaatatttatggacctaactgtacggtttgggggatggcaggtgtgaagatgttctttgccccattggtctgaagtatggcggtttgggactggcttgtatcagaagcctttaagtactatgatgccctattggctataggggttggacagagagtCTATAAATTCACTCACTtcctaacatctgatgaaggagcatatctctctcttaccaaactgatcaactgaaaggacaacacaatggagggcacagctcggcagccatattggaacaggcatacggcctgttctgaagaaagctgcctaaactagagacattttaaataactaacaagtctgtgtgctgcctgaaactacacttcaccatttaatcaggttgtatggttgccaatattcaaatgtactttgcatgttgttattatttatgaatattaccaataatacactgtttaaattgtaactaaactcctgcttgtcttttactacacctaattgcctgaggttatagatgtaggagagAAGGTGGGGAggagttatatactataataccttataaacagtggtaagtctgggagattaggcattctgacaaaggttacatattaataatacaaaaggggaaagtagagcaatataatactctaccaagtcAAAACAATgggaaaattcactctgagcatgatgggcgactactgttggttctttcAAAGAGAAACGGAACTGCAGTTCAAGCACAAGAAGCAAGGGCCTCGGACCTTTTGGAGCATGTGGGCCTCACTTGTAAATTGAGGTCAATTGACATATCATATTTTCATGTGTCTCTGCTATCatcttgttttcagaataaacacatcaaaacaatattGGTGAGACATTGTGTTGCTATAtcatattgatattcaaaaatgtcaaaacgtcaatgatgtgtattgcAACAACCTGATGTGCtggcttaattccgatttcatatatgaaatatatatcagtgcaaaaaaattaataagctGCTATTatgttcccagtagcaaacaaaagaagatatttttgtagaccagtgtaatttaTGGTATTACTATTCTCTTAAATACGtagtgagatgtcaagcaaaaaTGATTCCTtctattggccaactaaaaagattacaatatgcaagctttcaaggccacgctggacccttcttcaggcagatgtcatacagagactggagttctctatgtttatatacacacactaggacaagaaacaacactggaaaacctttaatttagaaatcttaaatgtaataaattaatagacctctccaggctaagcaaaagaggagaacaatgtctagTCCAGATCTttagataagataactgtccaacaaagtcttttgaaacgtcttatgagtttttcaaaataacgtgggtctgtagtcaggttgtctgggtcagtccGAGAGATTCAAACAATTCTCATACCTGTCtttattcaaaccatgttgtaatgtagtggtggctctgaggctaaggatctgcgctggtatccagaaggttgccggttcgaatccccgtcactgccaaaaagagatcctactctgctgggcccttgagcaagacccttaacctgtaattgctccaggggcgctgtacaatggctgaccctgcgctctaaccccaaggggtatgcgaaaactaacaaatttctaatatgagaaatcgtataagacgaaataaaaagcaaaaacaaatgtattaaattttaacatgagtttaacttcccattcctttctctcttgctgtgttctgaagttgcccataagccctgtgactttaaactCCCTCTCttagtgtccatggctgttgaagtgggccgctacaggaacatccctATTGACATGTTTAATGTGGCACCTTGTAGTGGAGCCACATAGGTGTTGGTGTTTATAGTGTTTCCACCTAGTCGCGTCTCGTCACAGCACCCCATTGTAAAGtaatatgtgtttgtttaaatgtcggCCCCGTAATGAGAAACGGGGAAGGATGTTGCGAGGAGGCACGTCAGTACCGGAGTTTTGTTAGTTACATCCGGCTCATCATTATTTAAACGGTCAAGAGGGACAGAAGAAGGAGGGAGATGGAGATTTCAAACAACTACCGACAACCGATCATCATTTTTCTGCCATTATTTACATTGAGCCTTGTTCCAGTTTGCTTCTCATTCTGCTGGAATCATGACAACACCGTCGTtgccagaaaccccggggttggacattaTTATCCACCATTCATCGAGGAAGCAcagtgagattgttccattttattcgggagattcaaacacaACCATTTTTGATCGGCCATCATTTATTGAACCGGActcaatttcacattcattgtcaTTCTGTAATCATCCATTGgtattatttgtgtttgttatacttgtgcaggggcaagggaggttttCTTATTGTATATGTGGTGATATCACTTTGCTGATTTGGtggaggaatatatatatatatatatatatatatatatatatatatatatatatatatatatatatatatatatatatatatatattgcatagttttactgtaaaataatgcaaagagtatgcgacacgtgtttcgccctaattctgggctcatcaggcatacacactcactgcaccccccctctaggggaattgaacctcgtaaccacccatacaatcagattgtgattcagactacgaatgccatgaatgtaattaccccaatctacaggtgctggtcataaaattagaatatcatgacaaagttgatttatttcagtaattccattcaaaaagtgaaacttgtatattagattcattcgttacacacagactgatgtgtttcaaatgtttatttcttttaatgttgatgattataactaacaactaatgaaagtcccaaattgagtatcttggaaaattagaatatcaattaagaccaatgcaaaaaaaagaagatttttagaaatgttggccaactgaaaggtatgaacatgaaaagtatgagcaggtacagcactcaatatttagttggggctcctttggcctggattactgcagcaatgcggcgtggcatggagtcgatcagtctgtggcactgctcaggtgttatgagagcccatgttgctctgatagtgactttcagctcttctgaattgttgggtctggcgtattgcatcttcctcttcacaataccccatagattttctatggggttaaggtcaggcgagtttgctggccaatcaagaacagggataccatgatccttaaaccaggtactggtagctttggcactgtgtgcaggtgccaggtcctgttggaaaatgaaatctgcatctccataaagtttgtcagcagcaggaagcatgaagtgctctaaaacttcctggtagacggctgcgttgaccttggacctcagaaaacacaagggaccaacaccagcagatgacatggcaccccaaaccatcactgactgtggaaactttacactggttCTCACGCAACggggattctgt from Erpetoichthys calabaricus chromosome 5, fErpCal1.3, whole genome shotgun sequence includes the following:
- the LOC114641656 gene encoding zinc finger protein 99-like, which produces MYEQQTHIKQEDCEWGALADLCVKSEEGRISVYKEEESKEKVFEIKVEDSEDFSVLQKHETGNVFRQEFCEESPSSFHPWFNNTGQMATQQNSVELKSELFESEEKINKGNETETEEQQSSRSFGKNSQKNGILSPSSFTQSYLQCSLQCKQDQEQLKKSASESENLMPSCLQFGSLPIIRLRRIKASSPNQQVEKDIIHTVAKLCCCSECGKQFFDSSALQKHTHIHTEKKPFGCSECGKQFSGSSALQKHTHIHTEEKPFSCSECGKRFSYPSSLQSHKRIHTGEKPYNCTECGKQFSENSALQKHTHIHTGEKLYCCSECGKRFLHPICLRKHSRIYTGEKTYPCSECVKGISDNRSFQQ